A part of Tardiphaga sp. vice304 genomic DNA contains:
- a CDS encoding type II toxin-antitoxin system RelE/ParE family toxin, producing MRIFKTKAFARLARHHDVVDASLIKAVDDAARGLVEADLGGGIIKQRVARPGAGKSGGFRVILAFHSETRSVFMYLFAKSDQDNRRQSTRLVPGIGARLVEGL from the coding sequence GTGCGGATTTTCAAGACCAAGGCATTTGCCCGGCTCGCGCGTCACCATGATGTTGTGGATGCCAGTCTCATCAAGGCCGTGGACGACGCGGCGCGCGGTCTGGTGGAGGCCGACTTGGGAGGCGGCATCATCAAGCAAAGGGTCGCGCGCCCTGGCGCGGGGAAATCGGGCGGGTTTCGCGTGATCCTGGCTTTCCACTCGGAAACGAGGTCGGTGTTCATGTATCTGTTCGCCAAGAGTGACCAGGACAATCGACGACAATCAACTCGTCTCGTTCCGGGAATTGGCGCGCGCCTGGTTGAAGGCCTCTGA
- a CDS encoding YaiI/YqxD family protein, with product MTDPSTRAPVSTRIYIDADACPVKDEIYRVAARFGLPVSVVAGQFIRIPLDPSIERIAAGSGMDAADDWIAERAGKGDIVITSDVPLASRCVKAGAEVLAPNGKPFSEASIGMTLAVRNLMTDLRSSGEVTGGPKSFSPRDRSAFLSALDQTIRRIQRAPAVAPAPKPD from the coding sequence ATGACCGACCCGAGCACCCGCGCCCCCGTGAGCACCCGAATCTACATCGATGCCGACGCCTGCCCGGTCAAGGACGAGATCTATCGCGTCGCCGCGCGCTTTGGCCTGCCGGTCAGCGTGGTGGCCGGCCAGTTCATCCGGATACCGCTGGATCCCTCGATCGAGCGGATCGCGGCGGGTTCCGGCATGGACGCCGCCGACGACTGGATTGCGGAACGCGCCGGAAAAGGCGATATCGTGATCACGTCCGATGTCCCGCTGGCCAGCCGCTGCGTCAAGGCCGGCGCCGAGGTGCTGGCGCCGAACGGCAAGCCGTTCTCGGAGGCCTCGATCGGGATGACCCTCGCCGTGCGCAACCTGATGACCGATCTGCGGTCGTCGGGCGAAGTCACCGGCGGTCCCAAATCATTCTCGCCGCGCGACCGCTCGGCGTTCCTCTCCGCGCTGGATCAAACGATCCGCCGCATCCAGCGCGCGCCGGCCGTTGCGCCCGCGCCGAAACCAGATTGA
- a CDS encoding ABC-F family ATP-binding cassette domain-containing protein — protein MAPPLIQLKEINLTFGGTPLLNGVELSVSQGERVCLIGRNGSGKSTLLKIVAGLVDYDKGSRFVQPGATVQYLPQEPDFTGFATTLAYVEAGMGAGDDHYQAMYLLEQLGLTGEEDPSNLSGGEARRTALARVLAPEPDILLLDEPTNHLDLTTIEWLEGELASRRCALVIISHDRRFLSNLSRATAWLDRGQIKQIDRGFSAFEQWRDDILAEEERDQHKLDRKIVNEEHWLRHGVSGRRKRNVKRLAGLHDLRAQRQDYRGVTGSANLAASEADKSGKLIVEAKGICRTYGDRKIVDDFSIRIQRGDRIGVVGPNGAGKTTMINMLTGGEAPDSGTIRFGANIEMATLDQHRESLSPKTTLAEALTGGRGDHVMVNGTPKHVVSYMKDFLFSQEQMRTPLEVLSGGERGRLMLARALAKPSNVLVLDEPTNDLDLETLDVLEDMLGDYEGTVILISHDRDFLDRVVTSVIVPEGNGKWTEYAGGYTDMLAQRGADLKREKATTAAVETGKSSGNGKSAPAKPAAKKKMNFKDKHLLDTLPKAIASFQADIAKQQRHLDDPNLYKKDRKKFDTVSAALSAAQKGLAESEEKWLELETLREEIENA, from the coding sequence ATGGCTCCCCCGCTGATCCAGCTCAAAGAAATCAACCTGACCTTCGGCGGCACCCCGCTGCTGAACGGCGTCGAACTGTCGGTGTCGCAGGGCGAGCGCGTCTGCCTGATCGGCCGCAACGGCTCCGGCAAGTCGACGCTGCTGAAGATCGTCGCCGGCCTGGTCGACTACGACAAGGGCAGCCGCTTCGTGCAGCCCGGCGCCACCGTGCAATACCTGCCGCAGGAGCCGGACTTCACCGGCTTCGCCACCACGCTCGCCTATGTCGAGGCAGGCATGGGCGCCGGCGACGACCATTACCAGGCGATGTACCTGCTGGAGCAGCTTGGTCTGACCGGTGAGGAAGATCCCTCGAACCTCTCCGGCGGCGAAGCGCGCCGCACGGCGCTGGCCCGCGTGCTGGCGCCCGAGCCCGACATTTTGCTGCTCGACGAGCCGACCAACCATCTCGACCTCACCACCATCGAATGGCTGGAAGGCGAACTGGCCTCGCGGCGCTGCGCGCTGGTCATCATCAGCCATGACCGCCGCTTCCTCTCGAATCTGTCGCGTGCCACCGCCTGGCTCGACCGCGGCCAGATCAAGCAGATCGACCGCGGCTTCTCCGCCTTCGAACAATGGCGCGACGATATTCTGGCCGAAGAAGAGCGCGACCAGCACAAGCTCGACCGCAAGATCGTCAACGAGGAGCACTGGCTGCGCCACGGCGTCTCCGGCCGCCGCAAGCGCAACGTCAAGCGCCTCGCCGGCCTGCACGATCTGCGCGCGCAGCGGCAGGATTATCGCGGCGTCACGGGGAGCGCCAACCTCGCGGCGTCGGAGGCCGACAAGTCCGGCAAGCTGATCGTCGAAGCCAAGGGCATCTGCCGCACCTATGGCGACCGCAAGATCGTCGACGACTTCTCGATCCGCATCCAGCGCGGCGACCGCATCGGCGTCGTCGGCCCGAACGGCGCCGGCAAGACCACGATGATCAACATGCTGACCGGCGGCGAAGCCCCCGACTCCGGCACCATCCGGTTCGGCGCCAATATCGAGATGGCGACGCTCGACCAGCACCGCGAAAGCCTGTCGCCGAAAACGACCTTGGCCGAAGCCCTCACCGGCGGCCGCGGCGACCACGTCATGGTCAACGGCACGCCGAAGCACGTCGTCAGCTACATGAAGGACTTTTTGTTCTCGCAGGAGCAGATGCGAACCCCGCTGGAGGTTCTCTCCGGCGGCGAACGCGGCCGCTTGATGCTGGCCCGCGCGCTGGCCAAGCCGTCGAACGTGCTGGTCCTGGACGAGCCGACCAACGATCTCGATCTCGAAACCCTCGACGTGCTCGAGGACATGCTCGGTGACTATGAAGGCACCGTGATCCTGATCAGCCATGACCGCGACTTCCTCGATCGCGTCGTGACCTCGGTGATCGTGCCGGAAGGCAACGGCAAGTGGACCGAATATGCCGGCGGCTACACCGACATGCTGGCGCAGCGCGGCGCCGACCTGAAGCGCGAGAAGGCGACGACCGCGGCGGTCGAAACCGGCAAAAGCAGCGGCAACGGCAAGTCCGCCCCCGCCAAGCCGGCGGCGAAGAAGAAAATGAACTTCAAGGACAAGCACCTGCTCGACACGCTGCCGAAGGCGATCGCCAGTTTCCAGGCCGACATCGCCAAGCAGCAGCGGCATCTCGACGATCCCAACCTCTACAAGAAGGATCGCAAGAAGTTCGACACCGTGTCCGCGGCGCTGTCCGCCGCGCAGAAGGGTCTGGCCGAGTCCGAGGAAAAGTGGCTGGAGCTGGAGACGCTGCGCGAAGAGATCGAGAACGCCTGA
- a CDS encoding D-TA family PLP-dependent enzyme: MTTALAALIARDFGTPSLVIDMDRVERNIARIQAVCDAAGVANRPHIKTHKSPMLAKLQISAGAKGITCQKLGEAEIMADAGIDDILISYNLIGDEKMVRLAALQAKAKITVAADNPTVVEGLKKAAALSGLPLDVVVECDTGRKRAGVETPAEAIELARLIDASEGLVFAGFMLYPTETGWADAQTFFDVALAGVRALGLEPRIVSTGGTPNLKNVGSLKGATEHRFGTYIYNDRMQVEAGAAAWDDCAANVYATVVSRAGPDRGIVDAGSKTLTSDTGGLDGHGLILEHPEAKIAKFAEEHGFLDLTRSNTRPNVGDVVRIVPNHICVVVNMFDEVVMVRGEEVIGTLPVAARGKLR; this comes from the coding sequence ATGACAACCGCCCTCGCAGCCTTGATCGCCCGTGACTTCGGCACGCCGTCGCTGGTGATCGACATGGACCGCGTGGAGCGCAACATCGCGCGCATCCAGGCGGTGTGCGATGCCGCAGGCGTCGCCAACCGGCCGCATATCAAGACGCACAAGAGCCCAATGCTCGCGAAGCTGCAGATCTCGGCGGGTGCGAAGGGCATCACCTGCCAGAAGCTCGGCGAGGCCGAGATCATGGCCGACGCGGGGATCGACGACATCCTGATCAGCTATAATCTGATCGGCGACGAGAAGATGGTGCGGCTCGCAGCATTACAGGCCAAGGCGAAGATCACCGTCGCCGCCGACAACCCCACCGTCGTCGAGGGGCTGAAGAAGGCCGCCGCACTCTCCGGCCTGCCACTCGACGTCGTCGTCGAATGCGATACCGGGCGCAAGCGCGCCGGCGTCGAGACGCCGGCGGAAGCCATCGAACTCGCCAGACTGATCGACGCCAGCGAGGGCCTCGTCTTCGCCGGCTTCATGCTGTATCCGACCGAGACCGGCTGGGCCGACGCGCAGACATTCTTCGACGTGGCGCTGGCCGGCGTCCGCGCGCTCGGGCTGGAGCCGCGCATCGTCTCCACCGGCGGCACGCCGAACCTGAAGAATGTCGGCTCCCTGAAGGGCGCCACCGAACATCGCTTCGGCACCTATATCTACAACGACCGCATGCAGGTCGAAGCGGGCGCGGCGGCCTGGGACGACTGCGCCGCCAACGTCTATGCGACGGTGGTGAGCCGCGCCGGACCGGACCGCGGCATCGTCGACGCCGGCTCCAAGACGCTGACCTCGGATACCGGCGGGCTCGACGGCCACGGCCTGATCCTCGAACATCCCGAAGCGAAAATCGCCAAGTTCGCCGAGGAGCACGGCTTCCTCGACCTGACCCGCAGCAACACCCGTCCCAATGTCGGCGACGTCGTCCGCATCGTGCCGAACCATATCTGCGTGGTCGTCAACATGTTCGACGAGGTGGTGATGGTGCGCGGCGAGGAAGTGATCGGCACGCTGCCGGTCGCGGCGCGGGGGAAACTCCGCTAG
- a CDS encoding NAD(P)/FAD-dependent oxidoreductase: protein MTDVVQQDVAVIGAGPAGLMAAEVIAQAGTRVTVYDAMPSAGRKFLMAGRGGLNLTHSERLPAFVARYGAAMPQLAKAIETLPPDMLRAWSELLGQPTFVGSSGRVFPQAFKASPLLRAWLRRLDQSGVQFAMRHRWTGWDGDGRLLFDTSEGPRVIAAKATVLALGGASWPRLGSDGAWVKTLAARGIDVAPLRPANCGFAVAWSDVFRNRFAGYPLKAMALSFGGQVVRGEAMLTRTGIEGGAIYALSAPLRDAVAASGTATLHVALRPDMTAAELIAKLSAPRGKQSLSTFLRKAVHLPPVGIALLQEAAIVSGTSLASLSTASLAALINAVPIVLSGIAPIARAISTAGGIAFDELDADYMITALPGVFAAGEMLDWEAPTGGYLLQASFATGAAAGRGVVKRLKR, encoded by the coding sequence GTGACCGACGTTGTGCAACAGGACGTCGCGGTGATCGGCGCCGGGCCGGCCGGGCTGATGGCCGCCGAGGTGATCGCGCAGGCGGGCACGCGCGTCACCGTCTATGACGCGATGCCGTCTGCCGGCCGCAAATTCCTGATGGCCGGGCGCGGCGGGCTCAATCTCACCCATAGCGAACGATTGCCGGCCTTCGTGGCGCGCTACGGCGCGGCGATGCCGCAACTGGCTAAAGCCATCGAGACATTGCCGCCGGACATGTTGCGCGCCTGGAGCGAGTTGCTGGGGCAGCCGACCTTCGTCGGCTCCAGCGGCCGGGTGTTTCCGCAAGCGTTCAAGGCGTCGCCGCTGTTGCGGGCGTGGCTGCGAAGACTGGATCAGTCCGGCGTGCAGTTCGCCATGCGGCATCGCTGGACCGGCTGGGACGGCGACGGACGGCTGCTGTTCGACACATCGGAAGGTCCGCGCGTGATCGCCGCCAAAGCCACCGTGCTGGCGCTGGGCGGCGCGAGCTGGCCGCGGCTCGGCTCGGATGGCGCGTGGGTCAAGACGCTGGCCGCCCGCGGCATCGATGTCGCCCCGCTGCGGCCGGCGAATTGCGGTTTTGCGGTCGCCTGGTCGGACGTCTTTCGCAACCGCTTCGCCGGCTATCCGCTGAAGGCGATGGCGCTGTCGTTCGGAGGGCAGGTGGTGCGCGGCGAGGCGATGCTCACCCGCACCGGCATCGAGGGCGGCGCGATCTATGCGCTGTCGGCGCCATTGCGCGACGCCGTCGCGGCGAGTGGCACGGCCACGCTGCATGTAGCGCTGCGTCCCGACATGACCGCTGCCGAGCTGATCGCCAAGCTCTCGGCGCCGCGCGGCAAGCAGTCGCTGTCGACCTTCCTGCGCAAGGCCGTGCATCTGCCGCCGGTCGGCATCGCACTGCTGCAGGAGGCCGCGATCGTCTCGGGCACGTCGCTGGCATCGCTGTCGACCGCCAGCCTCGCTGCGCTGATCAATGCGGTGCCCATCGTGCTGAGTGGCATTGCGCCGATCGCCCGCGCGATTTCGACCGCCGGCGGGATCGCGTTCGACGAGCTCGACGCCGACTACATGATCACGGCCTTGCCGGGCGTGTTCGCCGCCGGCGAAATGCTGGACTGGGAAGCGCCGACCGGCGGCTACCTGCTGCAGGCCTCGTTCGCGACGGGCGCCGCCGCGGGCAGGGGCGTGGTGAAGCGGCTGAAACGCTAG
- a CDS encoding SDR family NAD(P)-dependent oxidoreductase has protein sequence MSIRFDGRVAIVTGAGNGLGRAHAMGLAKLGAKVVVNDFGGARDGTGGSLSAADKVVEEIRQLGGIAIADGADVSNFEQVTMMVDRATAEWGSVDLMCANAGILRDKSFGKMEPADFAKVLDVHLTGTFNCCKAVWDGMRARNFGRIVLTTSSSGLYGNFGQSNYGAAKTGMIGLMNVLAEEGRKTDIRVNTISPTAATRMTEELLPPDALALLKPESITPPVLYLLSENAPTRTIMGAGAGSFAVIKLLESEGVNFDESEWSPDTIAAHFAEISDMAGARALEGAFQQTQKYVQQAATRLGIKV, from the coding sequence ATGAGCATTCGATTTGACGGCCGCGTCGCCATCGTCACCGGCGCCGGCAACGGGCTTGGCCGCGCGCACGCGATGGGCCTGGCCAAGCTCGGCGCCAAGGTCGTGGTCAATGATTTCGGCGGCGCGCGCGACGGCACCGGTGGCTCGCTCTCCGCCGCGGACAAGGTGGTCGAGGAAATCCGCCAGCTCGGCGGCATTGCGATTGCGGATGGTGCCGACGTCTCGAATTTCGAGCAGGTCACGATGATGGTCGATCGCGCGACCGCGGAGTGGGGCAGCGTCGATCTGATGTGCGCCAATGCCGGCATCCTCAGGGACAAGTCGTTCGGCAAGATGGAGCCGGCGGATTTCGCGAAGGTGCTCGACGTGCACCTCACCGGCACGTTCAACTGCTGCAAGGCGGTGTGGGACGGCATGCGCGCGCGCAATTTCGGCCGCATCGTGCTCACCACCTCGTCGTCGGGCCTGTATGGCAATTTCGGCCAGTCGAATTACGGCGCAGCCAAGACCGGCATGATCGGGCTGATGAACGTGCTGGCGGAGGAGGGCCGCAAGACCGACATCCGCGTCAACACCATCTCGCCGACCGCGGCAACGCGCATGACCGAAGAGCTGCTGCCGCCGGACGCGCTGGCGCTGTTGAAGCCGGAATCGATCACCCCCCCGGTGCTGTATCTGCTCAGCGAGAACGCGCCGACCAGGACCATCATGGGCGCGGGCGCGGGTTCGTTCGCGGTCATCAAGCTGCTGGAGAGCGAAGGCGTCAATTTCGACGAAAGCGAATGGAGCCCGGATACGATCGCCGCGCATTTCGCCGAGATTTCTGATATGGCAGGCGCCAGGGCGCTGGAAGGCGCGTTCCAGCAGACCCAGAAATACGTCCAGCAGGCCGCGACCCGGCTGGGCATCAAGGTCTAA
- a CDS encoding MaoC family dehydratase, producing MTSLMQYDTYIGMVGQDIGVSAWHLVDQKRIDVFADATEDHQFIHVDPVRAKATPFGSTIAHGFLTTSLISVFSYEALPKLADVAMNINYGFDHLRFVSPVKSGSQVRGHFVLKEASWRKPKELFTRVGVSVEIEGGAKPALVADWLALTYFN from the coding sequence ATGACGTCTCTTATGCAATACGACACCTATATCGGCATGGTCGGACAGGACATCGGCGTGTCGGCCTGGCACCTTGTCGATCAGAAGCGGATCGACGTGTTTGCCGACGCCACCGAGGATCATCAATTTATTCATGTGGACCCCGTTCGCGCCAAGGCGACGCCGTTCGGCAGCACGATCGCGCACGGCTTTCTCACCACGTCGCTGATTTCGGTGTTTTCCTACGAGGCGCTGCCAAAGCTTGCGGACGTCGCGATGAACATCAATTACGGCTTCGACCATTTGCGCTTCGTGTCGCCGGTGAAGTCGGGCTCGCAGGTGCGCGGACATTTCGTCCTGAAGGAAGCGTCGTGGCGCAAGCCGAAAGAGCTGTTCACCCGCGTCGGCGTCAGTGTCGAGATCGAGGGCGGCGCCAAGCCCGCTCTGGTCGCGGACTGGCTCGCGCTCACCTATTTCAACTGA
- a CDS encoding AMP-binding protein: MTTFQQARAFLLEHRTDYDTAVAGFRWPDPVDFNWALDWFDAELASQPDSRDRAALWIVDAASNRETKLSFATLAKRSNQVANFLRAQGLKRGDHLLLLLGNVVPLWETMLAAIKLGVVVIPATTLLTPDELRDRLDRGRAKIVIAAPDQVAKFADVGGPNIIRVVAGDAQDSWIPFAQAADFPDTFTPDGPTKADDPLLLYFTSGTTAKPKLVRHSQRSYPVGALSTMYWLGLQPGDVHLNISSPGWAKHAWSCLFAPWNAGATVFVVNQPRFDAKGLLATIGRCGVTTMCAPPTVWRLFIQEKLSTFKVALREVCGAGEPLNPEVIDQVRNAWGLTIRDGYGQTETTALAGNSPGQKVKIGSMGRPLPGWQVRITDIDGEPAKEGEVSLPLGTDRPAGLMQGYQADDGSVSGADGAIYRSGDVVFADDDGYLTFVGRSDDVFKSSDYRISPFELESVLLEHEAVAEAAVVPSPDPIRLAIPKAYVMLVEGCERSAATALSIFEHLHVRLAPFKRIRRIELVTELPKTISGKIRRVQLRRLEHDNDRDDALRGVEFREEDFPALQAARPTGLPET; this comes from the coding sequence ATGACCACCTTCCAGCAAGCCCGCGCCTTCCTGCTCGAACACCGCACCGACTACGATACGGCCGTCGCCGGCTTTCGCTGGCCGGACCCGGTCGATTTCAACTGGGCGCTCGACTGGTTCGACGCCGAACTGGCAAGCCAGCCGGACAGCCGCGATCGCGCCGCGTTGTGGATCGTCGATGCCGCCAGCAACCGTGAGACCAAACTATCCTTCGCGACGCTGGCGAAGCGCTCCAACCAGGTCGCTAACTTTTTGCGCGCGCAAGGATTGAAGCGCGGCGATCATCTGCTGCTGCTGCTCGGCAATGTCGTGCCGCTATGGGAGACCATGCTGGCGGCGATCAAGCTCGGCGTCGTCGTGATCCCCGCGACGACTCTGCTGACCCCCGACGAATTGCGCGACCGGCTCGATCGCGGGCGCGCGAAAATCGTGATTGCTGCGCCGGATCAGGTCGCAAAATTTGCTGACGTTGGTGGGCCGAATATCATTCGTGTGGTGGCGGGCGACGCGCAGGACAGCTGGATTCCCTTCGCGCAGGCCGCCGATTTCCCCGACACCTTCACGCCGGACGGCCCGACCAAAGCCGACGATCCGCTGCTGCTGTACTTCACCTCTGGCACGACTGCGAAGCCGAAACTGGTGCGGCACAGCCAGCGCAGCTATCCCGTCGGCGCTCTGTCGACGATGTACTGGCTCGGCCTGCAGCCCGGTGACGTCCATCTCAACATCTCCTCGCCTGGCTGGGCCAAGCACGCCTGGAGCTGCCTGTTCGCGCCGTGGAATGCCGGCGCGACCGTGTTCGTGGTCAACCAGCCGCGCTTCGATGCCAAGGGCCTGCTGGCGACCATCGGCCGCTGCGGCGTCACCACGATGTGTGCGCCGCCGACGGTGTGGCGGCTGTTCATCCAGGAGAAGCTTTCGACCTTCAAGGTCGCCTTGCGCGAGGTTTGCGGCGCCGGCGAGCCGCTCAATCCGGAGGTGATCGATCAGGTTCGCAATGCCTGGGGCCTCACCATCCGCGACGGCTACGGCCAGACCGAGACCACGGCGCTGGCCGGCAATTCGCCGGGGCAGAAGGTCAAGATCGGCTCGATGGGCCGGCCACTGCCAGGCTGGCAGGTCCGCATCACCGACATCGACGGCGAGCCGGCGAAGGAGGGCGAGGTCAGCCTGCCGCTCGGCACCGACCGGCCGGCGGGGCTGATGCAGGGCTACCAGGCCGACGACGGCAGCGTCAGCGGCGCGGACGGCGCGATCTATCGCAGCGGCGACGTGGTGTTTGCCGATGATGACGGCTACCTCACCTTCGTCGGCCGCTCCGACGACGTGTTCAAGTCTTCCGACTACCGCATCAGCCCGTTCGAGCTGGAAAGCGTGCTGCTGGAACACGAGGCCGTCGCCGAGGCCGCGGTGGTGCCTAGTCCCGATCCGATCCGGCTAGCGATCCCGAAAGCCTATGTGATGCTGGTTGAAGGCTGCGAGCGCAGCGCCGCCACGGCGCTGTCGATCTTCGAGCACCTGCATGTCCGCCTCGCGCCGTTCAAGCGCATCCGCCGCATCGAACTGGTGACGGAGCTGCCTAAGACGATCTCCGGCAAGATCCGCCGCGTCCAGTTGCGCCGTCTCGAACACGACAATGACCGCGACGACGCCCTGCGCGGCGTCGAATTCCGCGAGGAAGACTTTCCGGCGCTGCAGGCGGCGCGGCCGACGGGGTTACCGGAGACGTGA
- the mmsB gene encoding 3-hydroxyisobutyrate dehydrogenase, whose product MTTIAFIGLGNMGGPMAANLVKAGHTVHGFDLTPASCEQAKADGVTIAATAADAVKGADVVVTMLPAGKHVLSVWSEIIPAVGKGTLMIDCSTIDVESARKSHELAAAQKLPSVDAPVSGGTGGAKGATLTFMAGGAADAFAAAKPILGAMGKKIVHCGEAGAGQAAKICNNMILGISMIGVSEAFVLAEKLGLSHQALFDVASTSSGQCWSLTSYCPVPGPVPTSPANNEYKPGFAAALMLKDLRLSQEAAKAAGASTPLGAHAESIYENFDKAGHGGVDFSGIIQQLRQLAAK is encoded by the coding sequence ATGACCACCATCGCATTCATCGGTCTCGGCAACATGGGCGGCCCGATGGCCGCCAATCTCGTCAAGGCCGGGCACACAGTCCATGGCTTCGACCTGACGCCGGCGTCGTGCGAACAGGCCAAGGCGGATGGCGTGACGATCGCTGCCACTGCAGCGGACGCCGTGAAGGGTGCCGACGTCGTCGTCACCATGCTGCCCGCCGGCAAGCATGTATTGTCGGTGTGGAGCGAGATCATCCCGGCGGTGGGCAAGGGCACGCTGATGATTGATTGCTCGACGATCGACGTCGAGAGCGCGCGCAAGTCGCACGAACTTGCCGCCGCGCAAAAATTGCCGTCGGTTGATGCGCCGGTGTCCGGCGGCACCGGCGGCGCCAAGGGGGCAACGCTGACTTTTATGGCCGGCGGCGCGGCTGATGCCTTCGCAGCGGCCAAGCCGATCCTGGGAGCGATGGGCAAGAAGATCGTGCATTGCGGCGAGGCGGGGGCGGGGCAGGCGGCCAAGATCTGCAACAACATGATCCTCGGGATTTCGATGATCGGCGTCAGCGAAGCCTTCGTGCTGGCGGAAAAGCTCGGCCTGTCGCACCAGGCGCTGTTCGACGTCGCCTCAACCTCATCGGGCCAGTGCTGGTCGCTGACCTCCTATTGTCCTGTACCCGGCCCGGTGCCGACCTCGCCGGCGAACAACGAGTACAAGCCGGGCTTCGCGGCGGCCCTGATGCTGAAGGATTTGCGATTGTCGCAGGAAGCGGCCAAAGCCGCGGGGGCCTCGACGCCGCTCGGCGCGCATGCCGAGAGCATCTATGAGAATTTCGACAAGGCCGGCCATGGCGGGGTCGATTTCTCGGGAATCATCCAGCAGCTGCGCCAACTGGCTGCGAAGTAG
- a CDS encoding enoyl-CoA hydratase/isomerase family protein, with protein MHAPMIEPDLIVRREGAAGVIRLNRPKALNALTLEMTRGIADALDAFAADPKIALVLLEGAGERGLCAGGDIRGLYESARIKGDLGKIFWREEYIVNARIANYPKPYVAYMDGFVMGGGIGLAGHASHRVVTENTKVAMPEVGLGFFPDVGGTWLLSRAPGELGTYFGLTGLTMNGADAVVCGLADVLIRTTDWAALRETLTTAAAGTDAAGVMATLKRFASASEVGPVTKRRDLIHRAFAHDSVEEIIAALEQDGSDFAQATLQALADKSPRGLKVTLKLLRLARTSSSLEECLKREYLAALEVFDSADFVEGVRAAIIDKDRNPAWQPPDLAGVTPDIVARYLAKRDVELTFP; from the coding sequence ATGCATGCACCGATGATCGAGCCCGACCTGATCGTGCGACGCGAAGGCGCGGCCGGCGTGATCCGGCTGAACCGGCCGAAGGCGCTGAATGCGCTGACGCTGGAGATGACGCGCGGGATCGCCGATGCGCTCGATGCCTTCGCGGCCGATCCGAAGATCGCGCTGGTGCTGCTCGAAGGCGCAGGCGAGCGCGGGCTATGTGCCGGCGGCGATATTCGCGGGCTGTATGAAAGCGCCAGGATCAAAGGCGATCTCGGAAAGATATTCTGGCGCGAGGAATACATCGTCAACGCGCGGATCGCGAACTATCCAAAGCCCTACGTCGCCTATATGGACGGTTTTGTGATGGGCGGTGGTATAGGTCTCGCCGGCCACGCCAGCCACCGCGTGGTGACCGAAAATACCAAGGTGGCGATGCCAGAGGTTGGGCTCGGCTTCTTCCCGGATGTCGGCGGCACCTGGCTGTTGTCGCGCGCGCCGGGCGAACTCGGCACCTACTTCGGATTGACCGGGCTGACGATGAACGGCGCTGATGCCGTGGTTTGCGGGCTGGCCGATGTGTTGATCCGCACGACCGATTGGGCGGCATTGAGAGAAACGCTGACAACGGCCGCAGCCGGGACCGATGCCGCAGGCGTCATGGCGACGTTGAAGCGATTTGCGTCGGCGAGCGAAGTCGGCCCGGTCACAAAGCGGCGCGACCTGATCCACCGCGCCTTTGCGCATGACAGCGTCGAGGAGATTATCGCCGCGCTTGAGCAGGACGGGTCCGACTTCGCGCAGGCGACGTTGCAGGCACTGGCAGATAAGTCGCCGCGCGGTCTTAAGGTGACGCTGAAGCTGCTGCGCCTGGCGCGGACGTCAAGTTCGCTGGAAGAGTGCCTGAAGCGCGAGTATCTGGCGGCGCTCGAAGTGTTCGACAGCGCCGACTTCGTCGAAGGCGTGCGGGCCGCGATTATCGACAAGGACCGAAATCCGGCATGGCAGCCGCCGGATCTGGCGGGTGTGACGCCGGATATCGTGGCGCGCTATCTGGCGAAACGCGATGTCGAGCTGACTTTTCCCTAA